One genomic window of Hemiscyllium ocellatum isolate sHemOce1 chromosome 25, sHemOce1.pat.X.cur, whole genome shotgun sequence includes the following:
- the LOC132827970 gene encoding QRFP-like peptide receptor, which produces MNVTPFSLELLGEYPRNFSVFPPRSNLSFWETIHLNINLLFSGYEPTTIVLGVIYTLSFITGLVGNVMALRALTRKRRNRLAGAAATRSLLVNLATCDMMVVCVCMPVTLGHQVYNAWVFGDFMCRAVPFVQAVAVSASVLSLAVISLNRYYSVHSPLHARAFFTWRRICCMIAGVWLLSSGLCMPLIFMNQTEELVLLEGRLSIPVCTESWSSPTLRQGYNFLLFCALYGLPVLFNLLICFLTARRLWSNQDRFQEGNKRQLVGSSSRLKTRKKIVKMVVALVLLFTLSWLPFYVIDIWIDFSVPNAQPDGAHQDWVLHVRSFAQWLGLTNSSLNPLCYCFMGNLCRSVKRIKKSYRERISSALNLNMSQTPSNSSVLLGDRAANDIPKTDFTNWAGGPTLTKGESGSSGTTCESAFE; this is translated from the coding sequence ATGAATGTGACTCCATTCAGTTTAGAATTACTTGGAGAGTATCCCAGGAACTTCTCCGTATTCCCTCCCAGGAGCAACCTGAGCTTTTGGGAGACTATCCATTTAAACATCAACCTGCTGTTCTCGGGTTATGAACCCACCACCATTGTCTTGGGGGTGATCTACACTCTGTCCTTCATCACTGGCTTGGTGGGCAATGTCATGGCTTTGAGGGCGCTGACCAGGAAGAGGAGAAACCGACTGGCCGGCGCCGCCGCTACCCGCAGCCTGCTGGTCAACCTGGCGACCTGTGATAtgatggtggtgtgtgtctgCATGCCCGTGACCCTGGGCCACCAGGTCTACAACGCCTGGGTGTTTGGGGACTTCATGTGCAGGGCCGTTCCGTTTGTCCAGGCGGTGGCAGTCTCCGCCAGCGTCTTAAGCCTGGCGGTGATCAGCCTGAACCGCTACTACAGTGTGCACAGCCCCCTCCACGCCAGGGCGTTCTTCACCTGGAGAAGGATCTGCTGCATGATCGCCGGGGTCTGGCTTCTCTCGTCCGGCCTCTGCATGCCTCTCATCTTCATGAATCAGACCGAAGAGCTGGTGCTGCTGGAGGGCAGGCTGAGCATCCCGGTGTGCACAGAGAGCTGGTCCTCGCCGACGCTCAGGCAGGGCTATAACTTCCTGCTGTTCTGCGCTCTTTATGGCCTCCCGGTGCTCTTCAACCTCCTCATCTGCTTCCTGACCGCCCGGCGCCTCTGGAGTAACCAGGACCGGTTCCAGGAGGGGAACAAGAGGCAGCTGGTCGGCAGCAGCTCCCGCCTGAAGACCCGCAAGAAGATTGTCAAGATGGTGGTGGCCCTGGTTCTCCTCTTCACCCTGTCCTGGCTGCCCTTCTACGTGATTGATATCTGGATTGACTTCAGCGTTCCCAATGCCCAGCCGGACGGTGCCCACCAGGACTGGGTCCTTCACGTCAGGTCCTTTGCCCAATGGTTAGGTCTCACCAACTCCAGCCTCAACCCGCTGTGCTACTGCTTCATGGGCAACCTCTGCAGGTCTGTGAAGAGGATCAAGAAAAGCTACAGGGAGCGAATCTCTTCCGCCCTCAACCTGAACATGTCTCAGACTCCATCCAACTCCTCGGTGCTGTTGGGTGACCGAGCTGCCAATGACATCCCCAAAACTGACTTCACCAACTGGGCAGGAGGCCCAACCCTCACCAAAGGCGAAAGTGGATCTTCTGGAACCACTTGTGAGTCAGCCTTCGAATAA